From Chloroflexota bacterium, one genomic window encodes:
- a CDS encoding glycosyltransferase family 4 protein encodes MRKITVAHIITGFASAEGAGGSALFGIEVARALDKSRFRPILCGIHRFDAPSEQRWLKTLADEGIETRIMVHERSKLRYDMVRFSTLLNYLIREQTVDIIHTHVERVEFFISLQKLLHPSYYPKLVRTLHVNSMWVTRPMVRRLMNIVYTQLFSQEIAISQATKTMLDQRKAARLFGRSATVIQNSLPSARLQQFDRPKQHTPFSPPRFLLIGRLEIQKAQDIFIQAAALVLQQYPEAEFWLAGEGTQEAAFRQLTANLAIEHAIKFLGPRGDIPKVLSQVDVLVSTSRWEGFATVILEGMAARTPVIATDIGGNNEQVVDHETGLLVEVDNPSAVADAMIWMLEHPAETALMAQRGYEWGQQFTMERTAAQYGEIYERLLTEQKYQP; translated from the coding sequence ATGCGTAAAATAACTGTCGCTCATATTATTACTGGTTTCGCCAGCGCTGAGGGCGCGGGTGGCTCGGCCTTGTTTGGCATCGAAGTAGCCCGAGCTTTGGATAAAAGTCGTTTTCGGCCAATTTTGTGTGGTATTCATCGTTTTGATGCACCTTCAGAGCAGCGTTGGCTCAAAACCTTAGCCGATGAAGGGATTGAAACGCGGATTATGGTGCATGAACGTAGCAAGTTACGCTACGATATGGTGCGATTCAGCACCTTGCTAAATTATCTCATCCGTGAACAAACGGTTGATATTATTCATACCCACGTTGAGCGGGTAGAATTTTTCATCAGCTTGCAAAAATTACTGCACCCTAGCTACTATCCTAAACTTGTTCGAACGTTGCATGTTAATTCAATGTGGGTAACCCGTCCGATGGTTCGGCGCTTGATGAATATTGTCTATACCCAACTATTCAGCCAAGAAATCGCAATTTCCCAAGCCACAAAAACCATGCTGGATCAGCGCAAGGCTGCCCGGCTATTTGGGCGTTCAGCGACCGTGATTCAAAATAGCTTGCCCTCAGCTCGCTTGCAACAATTTGATCGCCCGAAACAACATACGCCGTTTAGCCCACCACGATTTTTATTGATTGGGCGCTTAGAAATTCAAAAAGCCCAAGATATTTTCATTCAGGCGGCAGCGTTGGTATTGCAACAATACCCTGAGGCCGAGTTTTGGTTGGCAGGCGAAGGCACGCAAGAGGCAGCTTTTCGCCAACTGACAGCCAATTTAGCGATCGAGCATGCCATTAAATTCCTTGGGCCGCGTGGTGATATTCCCAAAGTGCTGAGCCAGGTTGATGTGCTGGTTTCAACCTCGCGCTGGGAAGGCTTTGCGACAGTAATTTTAGAAGGAATGGCCGCCCGAACTCCAGTGATTGCCACTGATATTGGCGGTAATAACGAACAAGTGGTTGATCACGAAACTGGGCTTTTAGTGGAGGTTGATAACCCAAGCGCCGTAGCAGATGCCATGATTTGGATGCTTGAACATCCAGCAGAAACGGCGCTCATGGCTCAGCGTGGCTACGAATGGGGGCAGCAGTTCACCATGGAACGTACTGCCGCCCAGTATGGCGAAATTTACGAGCGTTTGCTTACGGAGCAAAAATATCAACCTTGA
- a CDS encoding TylF/MycF family methyltransferase: protein MGIKTSLKKFKSTIVNHWQLSALNRLQPNLVTAITHVQQQHLTYLDQQALIDLGLAVTQLEQQAIAGQMLELGCAAGGSAIVITSVKAKSRPFAIYDVFGMIPPPSARDGQDVHQRYEVISTGKSPGLGNRRYYGYEEALDQKVIAAFAEAGYPIEQHQVSLVKGLYEDSLQIDQPVALAHIDCDWYDSVMVCLERIVPYLVQGGILVIDDYESWSGCRQAVDDFFRERQAEFRFEHKSRLHITRR from the coding sequence TTGGGAATCAAAACATCACTCAAGAAATTTAAGTCAACGATCGTCAATCACTGGCAATTGAGTGCACTCAATCGGCTTCAGCCAAACTTGGTAACCGCGATTACCCATGTCCAGCAACAGCATTTAACCTATCTTGATCAACAAGCCTTGATCGATCTTGGGCTGGCAGTTACTCAACTTGAGCAGCAGGCAATCGCTGGCCAAATGCTTGAATTAGGCTGTGCGGCAGGTGGCTCGGCCATTGTGATTACCAGTGTTAAAGCAAAATCACGCCCTTTTGCCATTTACGATGTGTTTGGCATGATTCCACCACCGTCAGCACGTGATGGTCAGGATGTCCATCAACGCTACGAGGTGATTAGCACTGGAAAATCACCAGGCCTCGGTAATCGGCGCTATTATGGTTACGAAGAGGCACTTGATCAAAAGGTGATTGCGGCCTTTGCTGAAGCTGGCTACCCAATTGAGCAGCATCAGGTAAGCTTGGTTAAGGGCTTATACGAAGATAGCTTACAGATCGATCAGCCTGTAGCTTTGGCGCACATCGATTGTGATTGGTATGATTCGGTGATGGTTTGCCTTGAACGGATTGTGCCATACCTCGTCCAAGGTGGAATCTTGGTGATCGACGACTATGAAAGTTGGTCGGGCTGTCGCCAAGCTGTTGACGATTTCTTCCGTGAGCGCCAAGCTGAATTTCGCTTTGAGCATAAGAGTCGTTTGCACATTACCCGTCGCTAA
- a CDS encoding class I SAM-dependent methyltransferase — MAILPKILRRYAKNSSRVYLEQFVQQAAQSLQPGQRMLDAGAGDGAYQRFFSHVTYESADFCQVDKAYAPMTYVCDLAAVPVESERYDLILLTQVLEHLPNPQLVLTEMLRLLKPNGTLWLSAPLFYEEHEVPYDFYRYTQFGFKQQLTQAGFQVEQTQWLEGYYGTLAYQADLAVRSLPLNPRLYGGGWAGIGGSFAALLLRPLLVVVSLLFSRLDLQYKYTAAGMCKNYALIARKIR; from the coding sequence ATGGCAATTTTGCCAAAAATTTTACGCCGCTATGCTAAAAATTCGTCGCGCGTCTATCTTGAGCAGTTTGTGCAACAGGCCGCTCAAAGCCTGCAACCTGGTCAACGCATGCTCGATGCTGGGGCTGGCGATGGTGCATATCAACGCTTTTTTAGCCATGTCACCTATGAATCAGCCGATTTTTGCCAAGTTGATAAGGCCTATGCGCCGATGACCTATGTCTGTGATTTAGCGGCAGTGCCAGTTGAATCTGAGCGCTACGATTTGATTTTGTTGACTCAAGTTTTGGAGCATTTGCCCAATCCGCAACTGGTATTAACCGAGATGCTGCGGCTGCTCAAGCCCAATGGCACGCTCTGGCTCTCGGCTCCGTTATTCTATGAAGAGCATGAAGTGCCTTACGATTTTTATCGTTATACCCAGTTTGGCTTTAAGCAACAGCTGACACAGGCGGGCTTTCAGGTTGAGCAAACTCAATGGCTTGAAGGCTATTACGGCACATTGGCCTATCAGGCTGATCTCGCGGTGCGGAGTTTGCCACTCAATCCACGCTTGTATGGCGGTGGTTGGGCTGGGATTGGCGGAAGTTTTGCCGCGCTCCTGCTGCGTCCGTTATTGGTGGTTGTATCATTATTATTTAGCCGCCTTGACCTCCAATATAAATACACTGCCGCTGGCATGTGCAAAAATTATGCCCTAATCGCCCGTAAAATCCGCTAA
- a CDS encoding branched-chain amino acid transaminase, with protein sequence MSTNRFAFFKGEIVPIADAKVSVMNHALNYGTGCFEGIRAYWNEADEQLYVFHLQAHYERLLRSCKVLQIRLPYSAEQLVETTLELLRREEFRSDVYIRPLAYKSFEGIGVRLHDISDDFTIWAIPFGKYIEKEAGLKVGISSWRRIDDNAIPARLKATGSYVNSALVKSEAMQNGFDEGIVLTQDGHVCEGSAENIYVVRNGVLYTPGITDNILEGITRHVIKQLATEELGLHVVERSIDRTELYAADEIFFCGTGVEVTPVVEVDHRAVGNGQIGPIFSQIRSLYYAVTHGQDPKRREWCSPVYSSVLA encoded by the coding sequence ATGTCCACCAATCGTTTTGCCTTTTTCAAAGGGGAAATTGTGCCGATTGCTGATGCCAAAGTCAGCGTGATGAACCATGCCTTGAATTATGGCACAGGCTGCTTTGAAGGCATTCGGGCTTATTGGAACGAAGCCGATGAGCAATTGTATGTGTTTCATTTGCAAGCTCACTACGAACGTTTGTTACGTTCATGCAAAGTGCTGCAAATTCGCCTACCCTACAGCGCCGAGCAATTAGTTGAAACCACGCTTGAACTATTGCGCCGCGAAGAATTTCGCAGCGATGTCTATATTCGTCCACTGGCCTACAAATCATTTGAAGGCATTGGCGTGCGCTTGCACGATATTAGCGACGATTTCACGATTTGGGCAATTCCCTTTGGCAAATACATCGAAAAAGAAGCTGGCTTGAAAGTTGGCATCAGTTCATGGCGACGGATCGACGATAATGCCATTCCGGCGCGTTTGAAAGCAACTGGCTCCTACGTGAATTCGGCTTTGGTCAAGAGCGAAGCCATGCAAAATGGCTTTGATGAAGGCATTGTCTTGACCCAAGATGGCCATGTTTGCGAAGGCAGCGCCGAAAATATCTATGTAGTGCGTAATGGCGTGCTGTATACCCCAGGCATTACCGATAACATTCTTGAAGGCATTACCCGCCATGTGATCAAACAACTGGCAACTGAAGAATTGGGCTTGCACGTTGTTGAGCGTTCGATTGATCGCACCGAACTGTACGCTGCTGACGAAATCTTCTTCTGTGGCACTGGTGTTGAAGTTACTCCGGTAGTTGAGGTTGATCATCGAGCAGTTGGTAATGGCCAGATTGGCCCAATCTTTAGCCAAATTCGCAGTTTGTATTATGCTGTGACCCATGGCCAAGATCCTAAGCGGCGTGAATGGTGCAGCCCAGTCTATAGCTCAGTCTTAGCCTAA
- a CDS encoding EamA family transporter, which translates to MTLRQTGVLLILALVWGASFLFIRLGVETIPPITFVFLRLAIAAVLIYAVLRWQKVQLPRERKLWYSLGFVGFVNAALPYCLFAWGEHKMGANASGLASIYNATTPLWTVILAFAFVRSERLTGVRTFGIVLGFAGVVYLFSRSIGNINSLDTWGQIACIIASSMYGIGTLYVRRNFGSLPALIPAFGQMASGAIMLLPVALVVDHNSWQMPSLVSLGSLFGLAILGTGIAQILYFWLVKQVGAARTAQVTYILPIFAIFWGWLFLNEAIRSDMLIGLCLILLGVIIVNGKWPFRRQTVAAPSN; encoded by the coding sequence ATGACACTGCGGCAAACGGGCGTTCTCTTAATTTTGGCCTTAGTCTGGGGAGCATCATTTTTATTCATTCGGCTGGGCGTAGAAACCATTCCACCAATTACCTTTGTGTTTTTGCGCTTGGCGATTGCTGCGGTGTTGATTTATGCTGTGCTGCGCTGGCAAAAAGTTCAGCTACCGCGTGAGCGCAAACTATGGTATTCACTGGGTTTTGTTGGTTTTGTAAATGCAGCCTTGCCGTACTGTTTGTTTGCATGGGGCGAGCACAAAATGGGCGCTAACGCCAGCGGCTTGGCTTCGATCTATAATGCGACGACACCCTTGTGGACAGTAATTTTGGCCTTTGCCTTTGTGCGTTCCGAGCGCTTGACCGGCGTGCGCACCTTTGGCATTGTGCTGGGTTTTGCGGGCGTGGTCTATCTCTTTTCGCGTTCGATTGGTAATATCAATAGCTTGGATACGTGGGGCCAAATTGCCTGTATCATTGCCTCATCGATGTATGGGATTGGCACGCTGTATGTGCGGCGCAACTTTGGCAGCTTGCCAGCGCTGATTCCCGCTTTTGGGCAAATGGCCAGTGGCGCGATTATGCTTTTACCAGTCGCGCTGGTGGTTGATCATAATAGCTGGCAAATGCCAAGTTTGGTTTCGCTTGGCTCACTGTTTGGTTTAGCCATTTTAGGCACAGGCATCGCCCAAATTCTCTACTTTTGGTTGGTAAAGCAGGTTGGCGCGGCGCGAACCGCCCAAGTTACCTATATTTTGCCAATCTTCGCGATTTTTTGGGGCTGGCTGTTTTTGAATGAAGCCATTCGCAGTGATATGCTGATTGGCCTCTGTTTGATTTTGCTGGGCGTGATCATTGTCAATGGCAAATGGCCATTTCGTCGTCAGACCGTTGCTGCTCCCAGTAACTAA
- a CDS encoding PLP-dependent aminotransferase family protein yields MEFQLDRQHAKPLYIQLSEQLQERIRSGSLPAGTKLPPVRDLAESLGLTRLTVHNAYSELQASGWVEAYVGRGTFVAERIKPIIPAYEIRQRVVDELQTPWFSQGMLADMLRLAQQPNLISFAQAAPAEETFPVREIGRAIQQALRDPSALGYGPTQGELCLREAIATWLLDRNVVTSPDHVLVTTGAQQGVALALKAFVRQGDVVLVEEPTYLGFIEQATALGVRLIGIPLDDQGLRLDILQRVLCEYKPRLLYTVPTFHNPTGVCLSTERQEALLQLAQEHNLIILEDDVYGPLSYDAQAPHPIKARDTHGRVVYLGSFSKILTPGLRLGYLVARDEFLHPLLTAKRGNDLHCSPLLQRALADYLGRGQLAAHLRYVRELYRERRDAMERALNRYCPRDIQWTHPRGGLCYWLTLPSGLNGTDIYTEAIEAGVGVTLGNVFFPQPPRNAHLRLCFATQSPELIDRGIRILGDVLTRHVLRCGQLAARAWRETTPLM; encoded by the coding sequence ATGGAATTTCAGCTTGATCGTCAGCACGCCAAACCACTCTATATTCAATTATCCGAACAACTGCAAGAGCGGATTCGGAGTGGCTCGTTGCCGGCTGGAACCAAACTGCCGCCAGTGCGCGATTTAGCTGAATCACTTGGCCTCACTCGTTTGACGGTTCACAATGCCTACAGCGAACTGCAAGCCAGTGGTTGGGTTGAGGCCTACGTTGGTCGCGGTACCTTCGTCGCCGAGCGGATCAAGCCGATTATTCCAGCGTATGAGATTCGCCAACGAGTAGTGGATGAGCTACAAACGCCATGGTTTAGCCAAGGCATGTTGGCCGATATGCTGCGCTTGGCCCAACAGCCAAACTTGATCTCCTTTGCCCAAGCTGCCCCTGCTGAAGAAACCTTTCCAGTTCGTGAAATTGGCCGCGCGATTCAGCAAGCCCTGCGCGACCCCAGCGCCCTAGGCTATGGCCCAACCCAAGGCGAATTATGTTTGCGCGAAGCGATTGCCACTTGGCTGCTTGACCGCAATGTTGTAACCTCGCCCGACCATGTGCTGGTGACGACTGGCGCTCAACAAGGTGTCGCCTTGGCATTAAAGGCCTTTGTGCGCCAAGGCGATGTAGTTTTAGTCGAGGAGCCAACCTACTTGGGCTTTATCGAACAAGCTACAGCCTTGGGTGTGCGCTTAATCGGCATTCCCTTGGATGATCAAGGTTTGCGGCTGGATATTTTGCAACGGGTATTGTGTGAGTACAAACCACGGTTGCTCTATACCGTGCCAACCTTCCACAACCCAACCGGCGTTTGCCTTTCGACCGAGCGCCAAGAAGCCCTATTGCAATTGGCTCAAGAACATAACTTAATTATTTTAGAAGATGATGTGTATGGACCGCTCAGTTACGATGCTCAAGCACCACACCCAATCAAAGCCCGTGATACTCATGGGCGAGTGGTCTATCTTGGCAGTTTCTCCAAAATTCTGACTCCAGGCTTACGCTTGGGTTATTTGGTTGCCCGTGACGAATTTTTGCACCCGTTGCTGACCGCCAAGCGTGGCAACGATCTCCACTGCTCGCCATTATTGCAACGAGCTTTGGCCGATTATCTTGGCCGTGGTCAGTTGGCGGCGCATTTGCGCTATGTGCGTGAACTCTATCGTGAGCGCCGTGATGCCATGGAACGAGCGTTGAACCGCTATTGTCCCCGTGATATTCAATGGACGCATCCACGTGGCGGGTTATGCTACTGGCTAACCTTGCCCTCTGGATTAAATGGCACCGATATTTATACCGAGGCAATTGAAGCAGGCGTTGGCGTGACTCTTGGCAATGTCTTTTTTCCGCAACCGCCGCGTAACGCACACTTACGGCTCTGTTTTGCCACCCAATCACCAGAATTAATTGATCGTGGAATCCGCATCCTTGGCGATGTACTGACGCGCCATGTCTTGCGTTGTGGTCAACTTGCTGCCCGTGCATGGCGCGAAACCACTCCATTGATGTAA
- a CDS encoding CHASE3 domain-containing protein, whose translation MKSLIAHKLNRWFMLAALVIIVNGLLSWQYLQTIQANNASVIESETMTNRLDRLLSLLKDAETGQRGFIITGSEQYLAPYQTAQTELPSLLAEIEAYSSQRPLFIERLPELKTLIAEQQQELSTTIDLRRSQGFEAAQAIVLENQGKQHMDRIRQIIDQLLDRENIRALERAAQTKLNVQRAGLALAFATLVATGFVIGTMALTERDVRRRELAANELRNQREWFAVTLASIGDAVLTTDIDGKISFMNHIATTITGWPEQQALGQSIHKVAAIFDPITKHELAHPVNTALAQRQIVTLSNSVVMRQGNGYVAIEDSAAPIYDREQQVIGAVMVFRDVSERYRDEFGQRLLRTLHNQLAATIDLAQVLETSTAVPTPSFSVACGLYLLLDAAEEPLSSYSSAHEPLLNWQQHPAFAAALANGQAQIVDQALPEPYQSAIIIPFRDQHQLSGAMVFLHDQHLFDQIDVELAEELSQRMVLAIEQAYLYRQTQNAVRLRDVFLSIASHELKNPLTTLLGQSQLSLRRLERLNLVDERLQRSLQAIETQASRMNKMVTALLDVSRIETGQLDIQRDQIDLAQLLQQLVNDLATTIDHHQIRYHCTSSQPIHVAGDPIRLEQVFVNLINNAMKYSPEQTEVLVSADRNAQQAIVQIRDHGIGIPPESIPNLFTRFYRASNAARSHVAGLGIGLFVVKEIVDLHGGSIEVSSQVGQGSLFTVYLPLHVANPQ comes from the coding sequence ATGAAATCATTAATTGCGCATAAATTAAATCGTTGGTTCATGCTAGCAGCACTTGTCATTATCGTCAATGGCCTCCTTTCGTGGCAATATCTCCAAACCATTCAAGCTAATAATGCTAGTGTGATCGAATCGGAAACCATGACCAATCGTTTGGATCGGCTGTTATCATTGTTGAAAGACGCTGAAACCGGCCAACGTGGGTTTATCATCACTGGCAGCGAACAATATTTAGCGCCCTACCAAACCGCCCAAACCGAACTCCCTAGCCTGCTTGCTGAAATTGAAGCCTACAGCAGCCAACGCCCATTGTTTATCGAACGCCTACCTGAGCTAAAAACCTTGATCGCTGAGCAGCAACAAGAGCTGAGCACGACGATCGATTTGCGGCGCAGCCAAGGCTTTGAAGCCGCCCAAGCGATTGTGCTGGAAAATCAGGGCAAGCAGCACATGGATCGTATTCGTCAAATTATCGATCAATTGCTCGATCGCGAAAATATTCGTGCGCTCGAACGGGCGGCTCAAACCAAACTCAATGTGCAGCGAGCAGGCCTTGCGTTGGCCTTTGCTACTTTGGTTGCGACGGGCTTCGTAATTGGCACAATGGCCTTAACCGAGCGCGATGTGCGTCGCCGTGAGTTGGCTGCTAACGAGCTGCGCAACCAGCGCGAATGGTTTGCGGTTACCCTCGCTAGTATCGGCGATGCGGTGCTGACCACCGATATCGATGGCAAAATTAGCTTTATGAACCATATCGCCACGACGATTACCGGCTGGCCTGAACAACAGGCACTTGGTCAATCAATTCATAAAGTGGCAGCAATTTTTGATCCAATAACCAAACATGAGCTAGCCCATCCGGTCAATACCGCTCTCGCCCAGCGTCAAATCGTCACCTTGAGCAATTCGGTGGTGATGCGCCAAGGCAATGGCTATGTGGCAATCGAGGATAGCGCCGCACCAATTTACGACCGCGAACAGCAGGTGATCGGCGCGGTGATGGTTTTTCGTGATGTAAGCGAACGCTATCGCGATGAGTTTGGCCAACGTTTACTACGAACATTACATAATCAATTGGCAGCAACGATTGATTTAGCTCAAGTGCTAGAAACCAGCACTGCTGTGCCAACGCCGAGTTTTAGCGTTGCCTGCGGTTTGTATTTGCTGCTTGATGCCGCTGAAGAGCCGTTGAGCAGCTATAGCAGCGCCCATGAACCATTGCTCAACTGGCAGCAACACCCAGCTTTTGCCGCCGCGCTAGCTAACGGCCAAGCCCAAATTGTCGATCAAGCCTTGCCTGAGCCATATCAATCGGCAATTATCATTCCTTTTCGCGATCAACATCAGCTCAGTGGGGCGATGGTCTTTTTACACGATCAACATCTATTTGACCAAATTGATGTTGAATTGGCCGAGGAGCTAAGCCAGCGCATGGTCTTGGCGATTGAGCAGGCCTATCTCTATCGTCAAACTCAAAATGCTGTGCGTTTACGTGATGTCTTTTTATCGATTGCCTCGCACGAGTTGAAAAACCCATTAACCACCTTGCTTGGTCAATCGCAATTGAGTTTGCGCCGCTTAGAACGACTAAATTTGGTCGATGAGCGACTTCAGCGTTCGCTGCAAGCAATTGAAACTCAGGCCAGCCGCATGAATAAAATGGTTACCGCCTTGCTCGATGTTTCACGCATCGAAACAGGCCAGCTCGATATTCAGCGTGATCAAATCGATTTGGCTCAGCTTTTGCAACAATTGGTCAATGATTTAGCCACCACGATCGATCATCACCAGATTCGTTACCACTGCACGAGCAGCCAGCCCATCCACGTGGCGGGCGACCCAATTCGCTTGGAGCAAGTATTTGTCAATTTGATCAACAATGCTATGAAATATAGCCCCGAACAAACTGAAGTGCTGGTGAGTGCCGATCGCAATGCCCAACAAGCAATCGTCCAGATTCGCGATCATGGCATTGGCATTCCTCCAGAATCGATCCCCAACCTCTTTACCCGTTTTTATCGCGCCAGCAATGCTGCGCGGAGCCATGTGGCAGGGCTAGGCATTGGCCTATTTGTGGTCAAAGAAATTGTCGATCTGCATGGCGGCAGCATCGAAGTGAGCAGCCAAGTTGGCCAAGGCAGTCTGTTCACGGTGTATTTACCGCTACACGTTGCAAATCCCCAATAA
- a CDS encoding inositol-3-phosphate synthase: protein MSKKIRVAIIGVGNCASSLVQGIEFYKNANEDDHVPGLMHVNLGGYHVRDIEFTAGFDINITKVGKDLSEAIFAEPNNTYKFSEVPHLNVPVYRGMTHDGLGKYLSQVIEKAPGSTADIVKILRDTKTDVVISYLPVGSEMATKWYVEQILEAGCAFINCVPVFIASQEYWRKRFEEKNLPIIGDDIKSQVGATIVHRVLTNLFEQRGVRLDRTYQLNFGGNTDFYNMLERERLESKKISKTNAVTSQLPYALPADSVHVGPSDYVPWLTDRKWCYIRMEGTTFGNVPLNAEVKLEVWDSPNSAGVVIDAIRCAKLALDRGVGGALYAPSSYFMKTPPEQYTDDEAHRRTESFIAGE from the coding sequence TTGAGTAAGAAAATTCGCGTAGCCATTATCGGCGTGGGCAACTGTGCCTCGTCGCTCGTCCAAGGGATTGAATTTTACAAAAATGCCAACGAGGACGATCACGTACCAGGTTTGATGCACGTCAACCTTGGCGGTTATCACGTTCGCGATATCGAATTTACCGCTGGCTTCGATATTAATATTACTAAGGTCGGCAAGGATTTATCTGAGGCGATTTTTGCTGAACCCAACAACACCTATAAATTTTCCGAAGTTCCACATTTGAATGTACCAGTCTATCGTGGCATGACTCACGATGGTTTGGGCAAATATCTTTCACAAGTGATCGAAAAAGCGCCTGGCTCGACCGCTGACATTGTGAAAATTCTGCGTGACACCAAAACCGATGTCGTGATCAGCTACTTGCCAGTTGGCTCAGAAATGGCCACCAAATGGTATGTTGAGCAAATTCTCGAAGCTGGTTGCGCCTTCATCAACTGTGTACCAGTCTTTATTGCCAGCCAAGAATACTGGCGCAAACGCTTCGAAGAAAAGAACTTGCCCATTATCGGCGACGATATTAAATCGCAAGTTGGCGCAACCATCGTTCACCGCGTGCTGACCAATTTGTTCGAGCAACGTGGCGTGCGCTTGGATCGCACCTATCAATTGAATTTCGGCGGCAACACCGATTTCTACAACATGCTTGAACGCGAACGCTTGGAATCGAAAAAGATCTCCAAGACCAACGCTGTTACCAGCCAATTGCCCTATGCATTGCCCGCCGATAGCGTGCACGTTGGCCCAAGCGATTATGTGCCTTGGTTGACCGACCGCAAGTGGTGTTACATTCGCATGGAAGGCACAACCTTTGGCAATGTACCATTGAACGCCGAAGTTAAGCTCGAAGTGTGGGATTCGCCCAACTCGGCTGGCGTGGTGATCGATGCAATTCGCTGTGCGAAGTTGGCGCTTGATCGTGGAGTTGGTGGCGCATTGTACGCACCTTCATCTTACTTTATGAAAACCCCACCCGAACAATACACCGATGACGAAGCCCATCGCCGCACCGAAAGCTTTATTGCTGGCGAATAG
- a CDS encoding glycosyltransferase family 2 protein: protein MATMPMSETYIQPSEPTRSHPWRVIIQIPCLNEEETLPDVLNDIPLDLPNVHFETLVIDDGSTDRTVEVARELGVNYIVRHRGRKGLPAAFQSGMDAALKLGADIIVNTDGDHQYPGSAIPELIKPILEGKADIVIGDRQTQNVEHFSTQKKLLQRVGSWVVRVASDTDVPDAPSGFRAYSKEAGLRLYVTSEFSYTIENLIQAGKRRLNVDHVAITTKPTRPSRLHRGNFNFVKRQGATIIRTYAQYEPLKTFTYFALPFLLIGGGLLLRFMIYYLLDPNQTYTRYLQSVFIGGVFMIVGILTFFIGILADLSGNNRRINEEILYRLRNLEVEVARRLPNNDGEEIHE, encoded by the coding sequence ATGGCCACGATGCCAATGAGTGAAACCTATATTCAACCAAGCGAGCCAACTCGTAGCCATCCATGGCGGGTGATTATTCAGATTCCCTGTTTGAATGAAGAAGAAACTCTGCCCGATGTGTTGAATGATATTCCCTTGGATTTACCCAATGTGCATTTTGAAACCTTAGTAATCGATGATGGCTCGACTGATCGCACGGTTGAGGTTGCTCGTGAACTAGGGGTCAACTATATTGTGCGCCATCGTGGACGCAAAGGCTTGCCAGCCGCCTTTCAATCGGGCATGGATGCCGCACTAAAACTTGGTGCTGATATTATTGTCAACACCGATGGCGATCATCAATATCCAGGCTCGGCAATTCCTGAGTTGATCAAGCCAATTTTAGAGGGCAAGGCCGATATTGTGATTGGCGACCGCCAAACCCAAAATGTTGAGCATTTTTCAACTCAAAAGAAGCTCTTGCAACGAGTTGGCAGTTGGGTTGTGCGCGTTGCTTCCGATACCGATGTGCCCGATGCACCCAGCGGTTTTCGGGCCTACTCCAAAGAAGCTGGCTTGCGTTTATATGTAACCAGCGAATTTTCCTACACGATCGAAAATTTAATTCAGGCTGGCAAACGCCGCTTAAATGTTGATCATGTGGCGATTACCACCAAGCCAACTCGCCCTTCACGCTTGCATCGCGGCAATTTCAATTTCGTCAAACGCCAAGGCGCGACGATTATCCGTACCTATGCCCAATATGAACCACTCAAAACCTTCACCTACTTTGCCCTGCCATTTTTGCTGATTGGCGGCGGCCTACTGCTACGCTTCATGATCTACTACCTGCTCGATCCCAACCAGACCTATACCCGCTATTTGCAATCGGTTTTTATTGGCGGAGTGTTTATGATCGTCGGGATTTTAACCTTCTTCATTGGGATTTTGGCCGACCTCAGCGGCAACAATCGCCGAATCAACGAAGAAATTCTGTATCGTTTGCGCAACCTTGAAGTCGAGGTCGCCCGCCGCTTGCCCAACAACGATGGCGAGGAAATTCACGAGTAG
- the rpsL gene encoding 30S ribosomal protein S12, translating to MPTINQLIRKPRKPVVKKTKAPALRFIYNSLKGKLTRGNGAPQKRGVCTQVKTMTPKKPNSALRKVARVRLSNQMEVTAYIPGEGHNLQEHSVVLIRGGRVKDLPGVRYHIVRGTLDSQGVNNRKQGRSKYGTKKNAQVATGKKKK from the coding sequence ATGCCAACGATCAACCAGTTGATCCGCAAGCCCCGTAAACCTGTGGTCAAAAAGACCAAGGCACCTGCGCTGCGTTTCATCTACAACTCGCTGAAGGGCAAGCTTACCCGCGGCAATGGTGCACCCCAAAAGCGTGGTGTTTGTACCCAAGTTAAGACCATGACCCCTAAGAAGCCTAACTCGGCCTTGCGTAAAGTGGCTCGGGTGCGCTTGTCGAATCAAATGGAAGTGACCGCCTATATTCCAGGCGAAGGTCACAACTTGCAAGAACACTCAGTGGTCTTGATTCGCGGTGGTCGGGTAAAAGACTTGCCAGGCGTGCGCTACCACATTGTGCGCGGTACCTTGGACTCACAAGGTGTCAACAACCGCAAGCAAGGTCGCTCGAAGTACGGCACCAAGAAGAATGCCCAAGTTGCAACGGGCAAGAAGAAAAAATAA